The window CTTTAGGAAGATTAAACTCCTACCCAGCTGTCATTGGTCTTTCTTGGTCATTTGTAATGTTGGCTAGTCTGGTGTTCTAACCTGTGTTCTATCCCTTATTTAATCTTGGAAATCATCCATATCCTTGCTTCCAGAAATCCTTGAATCCTGCTCACCTTATTACATTTTTCTCCATGATCGCCTGGAACCTGGACTTCATTTGAGTTAGATGATCATTCATTTTGCCTAGCTTaagtatttttggtacagattgACAGCGATGTTACCCATGTTATAATGGGCTGAAGATAATAGAAGCAAGTACAGGCGGATGTTGATGGGCCTGTCAAGGGACAGGTGCCACTGTTCAGAGCTTTCCTAGAGTGTGAGTGACTGGGAAGCTGGTGGCCCTTCGGGGGTGGGGAACTGGTCTTCCTACAACTTAGTAGTTGGCCTGCCGTGGGAGAGGGCCTAATAAAATGTGTGAAGATGGCTCTCAGGTCAGCAGCCGAGGGATGCGCTGGCCCACTAGGCAACCCACAACTTCCTCTCATGTCTCGGTGGAATTTCTACTGCTTCCAGCCTCCACCTTGGAAAACGGGCAAGGGAGAATGAGGGAAAGCCAGGTCAGAAAGAGAAGGACTTCATGACAAAATGTCCCAACTCGCTGGTTAAGCAACTGACTCCTACCAGAACTTGATCCGAAGTGTCCTATGCATTTGGATGCCCACCAACTTGCTAATGTTTCTTGGAGATGGAACATGGCCCAGAATTGTCCCAGGGAATGACTGGAGAAATCTTGAAGCCTGTGCTAGGGGTCTTGGGAGGGTGGGGACTGTTCAGCAGGAGGAAAAATCCATGTATTTACCTTCTCTTCTGGCAACTAAGTGATTATTGGAGATTGGGGTGCGTGTCTGTTGGTttgggcggggggagggggagggtgcAGGATGGACCTGCACCTTCTTCTCCAAAGAAAAGCAGGCAGTTGTTTAGGGCTTCTTGGGTGATCTCCAAATCTATTTATCAGTGATTGATAACTATTTAGATAGAAGCATCAAGGAGGGAAAGCCTCTTTGAGGAGCTGATACTTGAGGAGAGACTCAATGTTATTTTTCAGGGATATTGGGGCAGGGGAGCTTTTGCTCCACGTTGAGGAAACAGTTATGTATAAGATGcctggagttcgaggctgcagtgagctatgatcacaccactccactccagcctgggtggccgagtgagaccctgtcttaaaaaatacatacatacatacattcctGAGGCATGGCATAAACGTAAGCACCAGAATGAAGAATATGGACTCTGCTTTCAGACTGACTGAATTGAGTTTGACGGTTGGTTTTGTGCTTGTCTGAAAACACTGTCTACAGTACCTTGTAGAAGAAACAGCAAATGTACTACTTGATCTCTTCATTACCATCTGTTAGTTGCCTGGAGTTCAAACTCTTGGTATTAAGCTATTGTTTTGTCTGAGAATTTAGCGTGTCGGATTTAATTTCTATAGCTTAATCAACCTGTTGAAGGTTGCCATATGTGCCTGCTATGATCTTGAACCATTCTTGAAGTGGGCACTTGGGGTTTTCTCCCCAAAGGGCTACAGCTTGATTCATAGAGAAAGTTGATGTTAGAGGAACTGGTTTTGCTGAATTACTGTTTGAATGGGTTCCTGGGGAAAAGGCTTTCTCCAGATAAGATACTGtaatgagtgttttttttttctttgtattaagaTCAGGCCTTTGTGACACTAACCACAAACGATGCCTACGCCAAAGGTGCCCTGGTCCTGGGATCATCTCTGAAACAGCACAGGACCACCAGGAGGCTGGTCGTGCTCGCCACCCCTCAGGTCTCAGACTCCATGAGGTGAGGACCTCGCTGCCACCCCAGCATCCAAGGGGCTCTGACATCCTTCTCCCTGTTGCTGACATCATTGGACATTGAGGCCATGCTCTTTTCAGGAATTGAGCACCGggtagagaaaaatgagagatgCTGAGTGCAGGATTGCTGTATTTGAAACCTCCTCCTAGCTTTTGGGAGATATTCCAACTCAATTCTTTTCTGGAAGGTGTTATGCTGGCCCACACTTTCTGGTTCCAACTAGGAGGGGAAAGAAGGAGTCGTCTTCCTTCACTCCATCCCCTCTGGGTGATCTGAAGGAGTGTGTCAGGCATTCCCTGCTTACATACACCTTTACACAGTCACAATTCATGGACATTCCTTTCCCAGGATGCAGCAGGGGCTACATTGTTTCATGTTGCAAACTAGGGAAACTCTCAGGTGACTTAGAAAAGTAGTTATTTTATCCATTGCCAGTTGATATTTGTAAGCTAAATATCTTTATTTACAATATAATACACTAGAATCTTTACCAAAGGGCTTTCCAAACTAGGTTTTACTAGGGGAAACACACTAAAGGGTATAAACTGCTTCATGATTGGTTAGTTCACTTTGATCCGATGGAATTAAGTTTTGAAGTatttgggccaggtgtgatggctcatgcctgtaatctcagcactgtgggaggccaaggcagttggatcacctgaggtcaagagttccagaccagcctggccaacatggcgaaacccgtctctactaaaaatacaaaacctcatctctactaaaaatacaaaaattagctaggcatggtggcgcgtgcctgtgatcccagctacttggggttgggggctgaggcaggagaatcgcttgaacccgggaggcagaggttgcagtaagccgagattgtgccactgcactccagccagggcaacagagtgagactctgtcttaaaaaacaacaacaacagaaaatcgAAGTATCTGAATGAGCTACCTAGTCTCTAGTAGTAACTTAAAAAATATCCGGGCACACTAGtaactttgtgatgtgtttatttttctggtCTCCTGGCCCTCTAAGAAATTGAAAATGCcctttttgtgactttttatttttttcccaaaaagtaTAAGCACAGGCCAAGGGTCTCTAAAAAGTAGACGTTCTGTATACATACGTATATCTTTCACACTAATACCTTTGTTCCTAAATGGTAATTTAGGAAGATGCCAAAAAGGCTGTCTCCTAATGTGTGTGCCCTAATTTGTAGTCTATTAGGATATGTCTAAGAAACCAGATCTAGTCTTGCATTTCCTGTAACCACCATCAGTTGACTTTGGTCAGTGATTCTCCTAACCATTTCTCTTCAAAAACGTCAAGTTTACTGTGTGAACTGTACCATATTTTTGTACAGCTTTGGAGACAGAATACAATACCAGTTTTGTTCTGCATCTCTGATGTTATAAACTTTCAGTATGATACGTTTTTACCCGTGCTCAGTTTAGTGTCTTACCCAAGTCTACCCTACCGATCCACCATAAAGAGCTTTCTAAAATAAAGCCTTAGTTAATCTGGGGCATAGAGAAGTGTTGTACCTCACAAACCAACGTGAATCTCATTATACTTAAACAGCGTGCTCAGCATGTAATAAATGCTGGTTATATTGGATTCTACAAAATGGCAACCTGATGAACAGAGCCCTTACACATTTTTGCAAGCTATTTCCACAACCTGCCTGCTATTCAgtgatacaataaaatacaaaaacccagaaaatgtCTTCTATAATAACGTTTTAAGATGAGCATTTCATCCTCACCATAAGCAGTTCTTACTACTTTAGTGACGTTAACTGGACATGCAAATAAACACAGTTTGTCCTGGAGTAAAATTAGAACAGATTTAAGGGTACATATTCTACCAAAGCAATACATTGTTCTAGTAATTGATGGAGAAGGTAATAAAGCATCAGTCTTACAGCAGATGGGTCACTTGTTCTGAAAAGATGCTAAGTGTGGtattctggattttattttgacagaaaagttttagagacagtctttgaTGAAGTCATCATGGTAGATGTCTTGGACAGTGGCGATTCTGCTCATCTAACCTTAATGAAGAGGCCAGAGTTGGGTGTCACGCTGACAAAGCTCCACTGCTGGTCGCTTACACAGTATTCAAAATGTGTATTCATGGATGCAGATACTCTGGTGAGTGTGGCTTTGAGGGTAGAAaagaaagacatatatatatatggtgatgGAGACCTGTAGGCATTTGAGGAATGCTGTCAAGACTTGACGGTAAAGTTCAGATAGAACCACTGTCATGAAATATGTCAGGGGATGAAGGAGAGGAGGCCCAGGCTGCCTTACAGCTGTCACCATCTTTTGTGTTGGATGACATAGGAAGAACTCAAGAAGGGTATTCTGCAGCAAAAACATTTCTGTAATGCTCTTTCTCCCCTTTGATCAGGTCCTAGCAAATATTGATGATCTTTTTGACAGAGAAGAATTGTCAGCAGCACCAGACCCAGGGTGGCCTGACTGCTTCAATTCCGGAGTCTTCGTTTATCAGCCTTCAGTTGAAACATACAATCAGCTGTTGCATCTTGCTTCTGAGCAAGGTAGTTTTGATGGTATGTATTTGCTATCTTCATGTCTGATAAGCTGTTAATAGTAATTTCTAGGGGCTGCTCTTCTCAGGAATATAATTGCTGTGGTTTATTCTGCCTGGAAGATATAAGAGATGGAGCAAGCATTTTAAGTTGTGCTCTTCTGggaaatattgtgtgtgtgtgtgtgtgtgtgtgtgtgtaaatgcatCTTTTTCTATAGATGTGAAAGATTAACCTAAACTATGATAGGCAATTTTATAGGATTGTCTTTAAGTTGTCTTCCTGTATCTAGAGTATGATAAATGTACTGTGattattcaaaaattcaaaagacTGAAAAACTTTAACATCTGTCTTTAAACCTAAGTAAACGTAAGCTCAAGAGAGTTTGACAGCCATTCCAGGAGGATCAAGCATTGTCACTATGGAAACTTGAGGAATAAGCCTGATAATTTGGGTCTCATTCTCTCAGGCggcataaaaaagaagaaagtttgtGTGAATAATCTTTGCTTCCAAACTCTCATTCTCTATAAGGCTGTCAGAGTAGTATCTGCAGGGCCAAAAAGTAGAACATTGGCAAAGTCAGCATCCATTTTCtataacatataaatgtatttatagttatatttatataatggttCTGTCTGTGATATAGGGCCTCACATCTTTTGGAGAAGTTGATCAAATGAATTAGTAAGTGTGCTTTCGTTTCAGGCCAATTTCTGAAATAACAagccatgtttttaaaaacaaaaacacacaggaCAAAACCAATAGTTAATATGCAGAAggagttctttgaaaaattatttttgatggttCTTTTGAATAAAGACCCAGAATAGAGAAGAAGGAGGACATTCTCTTAGAAGCCCTCCCAGCAGTGCCTCACTATCAGATATGTGACATTGTAGCAGGGCACAGTGCTGTGTGCTATTCACATGGGGTTGGGCCAGAGGCCCAAGCTCTGCTGGAGACACAGCGGGgacttctttcctcctctcccctttccaaGAGTAGATCTGAGATTTGCAGTAAGTAGATCTTTTGGAAATAGCAGAAACAGCCTTTCTCATTTGACAAAAGATTCAGTCCTGGGTGCAGATAtgagaattcatttttattaattggttagaaagttaaaaaaatattaaactttaaaaatgaaaacattagacCTATAAGTTTGTTAGATTGCTGAGGTGAAGATACTGGAagttaaaacatttcaaattataCATAAAGCTGAGATTGGGTTTTCATTGTTGCTATTCAcagaaattgaattatttttagttatttggcTGAGGATTTGGGAATTGTGGCTATATATGAAATGTAATTGAAAATAATAGGGAAGTTTAAGTCTcagttttatttcactatttAGCTTGTTTATGCTGTAAGCTAATAGTTCTCAAAACAAGGGTGATTATGTCCCCCaaaggacatttggcaatgtctggagacatttttggttgttacaactgAAGGGGGAGGGTGCAAAGGGCATCTGATGAGTGGAGGTCCAGgatgctaaacatcctacaatgcacaagacGATTTCTTCCAACAAAGAATTACCTAGCCCAgcatgtcagtagtgctgaggttgcGAAACTCTGCTCTCTACATGCTCTAAAACAGAGCAGGAGTATCTGAACCATAATGTATGGCAGCATCTAACAAGAAGTGAAGTCTTGTTTTAAGCaaccttaaaataagaaaataataatgtgttAAATGTTCACCGTGGTCAAGGCCGAATGAAACTTCTTCGCTTTACTGACATGTTTTTAGCTCCTGCTATTTTCCTTTCATAGAAGGAATGAAAGCTGTATTAGCCTTTAAGTTCAAAAGATGTATTCCTTATTTCTACTGCTTATACTGAAAGTTACCTTTGCATAAAAGAGGAGAGTGTTTTTAGCAGAAGTCCACTGTTTGTCTTAACCTTCTCGTCAGAGTGTAGCTTTCTTCACCTCCTCTCCTAATTTGAAGGAAGTAAGTGTAATCCTGCCAGAAATTCGGTGTAACTCTTTTCAGCTTTAGTAAGTGAATCACATTCTAAAGTATATCTTGTGGCCTGCCAACTGCCTGAAATCCACATGATTTTAATCATGTAAAGAGAATCCAATTTCTAACCTAGAAAACGATTAGATGTTATTGAGAGGTAAGACTTTGATTACCAAACAGTAGTGTGCCGTGGTAAATTATCTAGGTTATAATTTGAGAATATGAAACTAACTAACCTATTCTTTGTTAAGAAGCTTGGATGCGTGCAGAGTGCTCGACTAGGAAGCACTTCCTGCTTTTTCAGCCAGAATCTGAAACCACCGTGAGATTCTGTCTGTGCCTCTAGCACATTTCATTATTCAGCAGCAGGTTTCCAGGTGCTGGCCATCCTCTGAGGTATTCCATTTACTGGCTCATTGGTGGTGAAGGACTGAATCTTCTCTGTTAATAGAAATTGAAAGAGGTAAAAAGTCATCTATGCAGCTGAGAACTTATGGTTCTCAATATGTTGTTTAAATTCAGCAGAAGAATGAATTAGCAGTTCTCGAATCAAAGGTTGTGTTCACTTGAAATATGTGTTAAGCTTTACTTAGCAAAGAAAGCTCACTCTATACCTTGGGAGGCTGCTTCTCTCTGGAGGGGTTTACTATCCACTTGAATCAATGTGTGAACTGTGTGACATAAAGATGTGTTGGACTTATGCTtgatagcaataaaatatttctttatggaCAATGACTTTGTCTAATGGCAGTAACCTTTGCCTCTGGTTTTCAATatgttattatataaaaattataaatatagtaAAAGTAAATagtcttaaatataaaaattaagaattatataaaaataattttggttagGTGTTGTGCTGTAGGCACTGATGAACATTTTCAGGTGTTCCTTTCACAGTTACCCACATTTTCTCACAACCATAGTTTCTCCCTCCACCACCCCCATAGTCAGTTTTAAGTCCCGGAATTTTCAGCTCAGACCAGTTTTACAGATGACTGTATCTCAGTGTGAATATCTCGCAGGTCATGTTTTTAACCTCTTTCCTGTGTTCATCAGAAACTGGTGGGGCCTGATGTCCACTGACAAGCCACACAGGCTGTTGATGGCTGAGCATTTGCAGCTGCTTTTGCAACCCTTCTCATGCAAAAGAATGTGGCTGTCATTCTTCTAATCACCAGCCCTCTATTCACAGCCTCTCCACCTCTCTATTCTGTGACTCTGGCCAAGAGAATAATCCTAATATGGCAAACCATACGAGGTACCTGGACTTCTCTTTCTTCCTAAAATTCTATAATGTTAGATTTTAGAACTGGTGACTACATAACCGAATTCATGGCTGGTGTCTAATTTTCCATAATGAAGAGTCAAACTTCTATACTGTTGTATTTTCAAACTGTCTTGGCACTTACTTCATCACTGTAATTACATATTTCCCGAAAAGTTGAACAATAGCTGTTGTGAAATAGTTCTACACTAGTATTGTATAGGATGTGACAAGATAAGGTTAGCTTCTGGGCATGTTAGCActaagaggggaagagagagctcATTATATTGTAGGTTCTAATCAGCAGTTTTGCTTCTGCCACATCGGTGAAATGAGGCTGATGAACTTGACTCTGAAGAAATCAACCTGAATGCAAGTtgaggtttattttcttttcccctgtGACTAATATATCTTAAGAGTGCTTGTATAGTTGAAGAGTTAAGTGCTTAAAAATTGTCTATTTTGTCTGTATGTGTTAGTTTCAAAAACCTAAGTCAGAGGAATTCATATTTTGTAATTTGGAATATCCTTAAAAAACATCTTATACTCATTTTGATTACTGCAGTGTAAATATCCTAAGCTTTTGATTGGTGTACTGGAATTTTGGTCTGTAGTTGAATttctagaaagaagaaaacataggagagaATAAATTAGTAGCAGAATATTAGGTATGATTTATTTAAGTAGAGTCCAGGATCCGCTTTGAGGTCACTATATTTGTGTGTTCCAAATTCTAAGTGGTCATTGAGTCCCATAAGCAGAGTacagtaatgttttaaaataatgtttaacagAAATGATTTGGTGCTACATTGTATTAAAGTGTAAAATTGACCCCAGAGctagattttaaaatctttgtagtTAATTAGGCTTCATGTTGGACCTGcccaaaaaaagaatgaaggactGAGATATTTCAAGATGGTACTTGTCCAAACCAAATGAGCTGAGAGATTTTGGTGTGCTTCACTTGGTTCCCTGACTTGATAGGTCAGCCCGGACAGTTATCTTCCCATGGTGACTTCCCCCAGCCACCCAAGCACTAGGCTGCCTGTTCTAGTAATTTATCAGTTGTTTTGGAAATGACTGTGTTCTCTTGCATTTGTGTCATTTTATTGATAGTTTGGATAATAAGTATCTTGAGGAAAAGCAAAAGCCATATCATGTAATGGCAAAATTAATGAGCACACGTAAGTTTTTTTAAGAGCTATTGTTATGTCACTGTACCCGTGAATATACTTTTTTAACTTAGCCACCTGTCTCCAGCTTTGTAACTGTCAGAGATCATGAACCCTGTGagaaatagaggaggaggaagggactAATGTGTTATATGTATGCAGGCTTGTATGCTGGTCATTTTACCTACTTTTTCACTTATTTCTCAACAGTCCTGTGAGGTAGGCATTCATACATCCATTcatataacaaatattaattgagagCCTGCTATCTAGCTAGCACTGGGGACCTGCCATTGGTACAGTTCAGGGCAGCAGCTTGCCTGATGTCTCTGAGCTAGGCAAAGTCAGGTCTGAACCAGGGTCCTTCTCAACTCTGGTTGGGTTATGTGTTgtggtggggtgggtggtggtggtgggtggtttTTCCATTCCCAATTCTCTCATATGGCAGCATTCTTGAGTATGTATCCTGAGAATAATACGGGATGGAGGAAGATCCCTATTACCTTGGCTTTATGACAGAT is drawn from Homo sapiens chromosome 3, GRCh38.p14 Primary Assembly and contains these coding sequences:
- the GYG1 gene encoding glycogenin-1 isoform 3 (isoform 3 is encoded by transcript variant 3), whose product is MTDQAFVTLTTNDAYAKGALVLGSSLKQHRTTRRLVVLATPQVSDSMRKVLETVFDEVIMVDVLDSGDSAHLTLMKRPELGVTLTKLHCWSLTQYSKCVFMDADTLVLANIDDLFDREELSAAPDPGWPDCFNSGVFVYQPSVETYNQLLHLASEQGSFDGGDQGILNTFFSSWATTDIRKHLPFIYNLSSISIYSYLPAFKVKMSQEPYHICPLGRSQLWHSRLYPRKNGRNDGNRARLIIWEQIPLTTSRGNLTLTSSRNTAFFCEHIHFTSLVSDT